The following proteins come from a genomic window of Ovis canadensis isolate MfBH-ARS-UI-01 breed Bighorn chromosome 22, ARS-UI_OviCan_v2, whole genome shotgun sequence:
- the MMS19 gene encoding MMS19 nucleotide excision repair protein homolog isoform X3, with product MRTREEELKGLGADFTFGFIQVMDGEKDPRNLLVAFRIVYDLISRDYSLGPFVEELFEVTSCYFPIDFTPPPNDPHGIQREDLILSLRAVLASTPRFAEFLLPLLIEKVDSEMLSAKLDSLQTLNACCAVYGQKELKDFLPSLWASIRREVFQTASERVEAEGLAALNSLTACLSRSVLRADAEDLLDSFLSNILQDCRHHLCEPDMKLVWPSAKLLQAAAGASARACDHITSNVLPLLLEQFHKHSQSNQRRTILEMILGFLKLQQKWSYEDKDERPLSGFKDQLCSLLFMALADPNTQLQLVGIRTLTVLGAQPDLLSSGDLELAVGHLYRLSFLEEDSQSCRVAALEASGSLATLYPVAFSSHLVPKLAEDLCSEESDLARGDGPTRCSRHPRCLQALSAVSTHPSIVKETLPLLLQHLCWMNRGNMTPGTSEVIAVCQSLQQVAEKCQRDPESCWYFHQTAVPCLLALAVQASTPEKEHSVLKKVLLEDEVLATMASVIATATTHLSPDLAAQSVAHIVPLFLDGNISFLPENSFSGRFQPFQDGSSGQRRLVALLMAFVCSLPRNVEIPQLNRLMRELLELSCCQSCPFSSTAAAKCFAGLLNKHPAGQELDEFLQLAVDKVEAGLSSGPCRSQAFTLLLWVTKALVLRYHPLSSCLTERLMGLLSDPELGPAAADGFSLLMSDCTDVLTRAGHAEVRIMFRQRFFTDNVPALVRGFHAAPQDVKPNYLKGLSHVLNRLPKPVLLPELPTLLSLLLEALSCPDSVVQLSTLSCLQPLLLEAPQVMSLHVDTLVTKFLTLSASPSMAVRIAALQCMHALTRLPTPVLLPYKPQVIRALAKPLDDKKRLVRKEAVSARGEWFLLGSPGS from the exons GTGGAGGAGTTGTTTGAAGTGACATCTTGTTACTTCCCTATTGATTTTACTCCT CCACCTAATGATCCCCATGGCATCCAGAGAGAAGATCTCATCCTGAGTCTTCGAGCTGTGCTGGCTTCTACACCACGCTTTGCTGAG TTCCTGCTGCCCCTGCTGATTGAGAAAGTGGACTCCGAGATGCTGAGTGCCAAGCTGGATTCTCTGCAGACTCTG AATGCTTGCTGTGCCGTGTACGGACAGAAAGAACTAAAGGACTTCCTTCCCAGCCTCTGGGCTTCTATCCGCAGAGAG GTGTTCCAGACGGCAAGTGAGCGGGTAGAGGCCGAGGGCCTGGCGGCCCTCAACTCCCTGACTGCGTGTTTGTCTCGCTCTGTGCTGAGGGCCGATGCTGAGGACCTCCTTGACTCCTTCCTTAGCAACATTCTACAGG ACTGCAGGCACCATCTGTGTGAACCGGACATGAAACTGGTGTGGCCTAGCGCCAAACTGCTGCAGGCGGCTGCAGGTGCATCTGCCCGGGCCTGCGACCACATCACCAGCAACgtgctgcctctgctgctggaACAGTTCCACAAGCACAGCCAG AGCAACCAGCGGAGGACAATCCTTGAAATGATCCTGGGTTTCCTGAAGCTGCAGCAGAAATGGAGCTATGAAGACAAGG ATGAAAGACCTCTGAGTGGCTTCAAGGACCAGCTGTGCTCACTCTTGTTCATGGCCCTGGCAGACCCCAACACCCAGCTTCAGCTTGTTGGCATTCGCACACTCACAGTGTTGGGTGCTCAGCCAG ATCTCCTGTCTTCTGGGGATTTGGAGCTAGCAGTGGGTCACCTGTACAGActgagcttcctggaggaggattCCCAGAGTTG CAGGGTGGCAGCACTGGAGGCATCAGGAAGCCTGGCCACTCTCTACCCCGTGGCCTTCAGCAGCCACCTAGTGCCCAAGCTTGCTGAGGATCTGTGTTCAG AGGAGTCAGATTTGGCTAGAGGGGATGGGCCCACCAGGTGCTCCCGACATCCACGCTGTCTGCAAGCCTTATCAGCTGTATCCACACATCCCAGCATCGTCAAGGAGACGCTGCCTCTTCTGCTGCAGCATCTGTGCTGGATGAACAGAG GGAATATGACTCCAGGAACCAGTGAAGTTATTGCTGTCTGTCAGAGCCTCCAGCAGGTGGCAGAAAAATGCCAGCGAGACCCCGAGAGCTGCTGGTACTTCCATCAGACAGCTGTCCCCTGCCTGCTTGCCTTGGCTGTGCAGGCTTCCACACCAG AGAAGGAGCACTCAGTTCTGAAAAAAGTCCTGTTGGAGGATGAGGTCTTGGCCACTATGGCGTCGGTCATTGCCACTGCCACCACCCACTTGAGCCCTGA CTTAGCCGCCCAGAGTGTCGCCCACATCGTGCCCCTCTTCTTGGACGGCAACATCTCCTTCCTGCCTGAAAACAGCTTCTCTGGCAGATTCCAGCCATTCCAG GATGGCTCCTCAGGGCAGAGACGACTGGTCGCACTGCTTATGGCCTTTGTCTGCTCCCTGCCTCGAAAC GTGGAAATCCCACAGCTGAACCGACTCATGCGGGAGCTTTTAGAGCTGAGCTGCTGCCAaagctgccccttctcctctacGGCAGCCGCCAAGTGCTTCGCAGGACTCCTAAACAAGCACCCTGCAG GGCAAGAGCTGGATGAATTTCTGCAGCTGGCTGTGGACAAAGTGGAGGCTGGGCTGAGCTCTGGGCCCTGTCGTAGTCAGGCCTTCACACTGCTTCTCTGG GTCACAAAGGCCTTAGTGCTTAGATACCATCCTCTCAGTTCCTGCCTTACAGAGCGG CTCATGGGCCTCCTGAGTGATCCAGAACTAGGCCCGGCAGCCGCTGATGGCTTCTCTCTGCTCATGTCCGACTGCACTGACGTGCTAACTCGTGCTGGCCATGCTGAAGTGCGGATCATGTTCCGCCAGCGGTTCTTCACGGATAACGTGCCTGCTTTGGTCCGGGGCTTCCATGCTGCTCCGCAAG atgtgaaGCCAAACTACCTGAAGGGTCTGTCTCATGTACTTAACAGGCTACCAAAGCCTGTGCTCTTGCCAGAGCTGCCTACG CTGCTCTCCCTACTGCTGGAGGCCCTGTCCTGCCCTGACTCTGTGGTGCAGCTCTCAACCCTCAGCTGCCTTCAGCCTCTTCTACTGGAAGCACCCCAGGTCATGAGTCTTCACGTCGACACCCTCGTCACCAAGTTCCTGACCCTCAGTGCCAGCCCTTCCATG GCGGTCCGGATCGCTGCACTGCAGTGCATGCATGCTCTCACTCGCCTGCCCACCCCCGTG TTGCTGCCATACAAACCACAGGTGATCCGGGCCTTAGCCAAACCCCTGGATGACAAGAAGAGACTGGTGCGCAAGGAAGCAGTGTCAGCCAGGGGAGAATG GTTTCTGCTGGGGAGCCCTGGCAGCTGA
- the MMS19 gene encoding MMS19 nucleotide excision repair protein homolog isoform X4 — MRTREEELKGLGADFTFGFIQVMDGEKDPRNLLVAFRIVYDLISRDYSLGPFVEELFEVTSCYFPIDFTPPPNDPHGIQREDLILSLRAVLASTPRFAEFLLPLLIEKVDSEMLSAKLDSLQTLNACCAVYGQKELKDFLPSLWASIRREVFQTASERVEAEGLAALNSLTACLSRSVLRADAEDLLDSFLSNILQDCRHHLCEPDMKLVWPSAKLLQAAAGASARACDHITSNVLPLLLEQFHKHSQSNQRRTILEMILGFLKLQQKWSYEDKDERPLSGFKDQLCSLLFMALADPNTQLQLVGIRTLTVLGAQPDLLSSGDLELAVGHLYRLSFLEEDSQSWVAALEASGSLATLYPVAFSSHLVPKLAEDLCSEESDLARGDGPTRCSRHPRCLQALSAVSTHPSIVKETLPLLLQHLCWMNRGNMTPGTSEVIAVCQSLQQVAEKCQRDPESCWYFHQTAVPCLLALAVQASTPEKEHSVLKKVLLEDEVLATMASVIATATTHLSPDLAAQSVAHIVPLFLDGNISFLPENSFSGRFQPFQDGSSGQRRLVALLMAFVCSLPRNVEIPQLNRLMRELLELSCCQSCPFSSTAAAKCFAGLLNKHPAGQELDEFLQLAVDKVEAGLSSGPCRSQAFTLLLWVTKALVLRYHPLSSCLTERLMGLLSDPELGPAAADGFSLLMSDCTDVLTRAGHAEVRIMFRQRFFTDNVPALVRGFHAAPQDVKPNYLKGLSHVLNRLPKPVLLPELPTLLSLLLEALSCPDSVVQLSTLSCLQPLLLEAPQVMSLHVDTLVTKFLTLSASPSMAVRIAALQCMHALTRLPTPVLLPYKPQVIRALAKPLDDKKRLVRKEAVSARGEWFLLGSPGS, encoded by the exons GTGGAGGAGTTGTTTGAAGTGACATCTTGTTACTTCCCTATTGATTTTACTCCT CCACCTAATGATCCCCATGGCATCCAGAGAGAAGATCTCATCCTGAGTCTTCGAGCTGTGCTGGCTTCTACACCACGCTTTGCTGAG TTCCTGCTGCCCCTGCTGATTGAGAAAGTGGACTCCGAGATGCTGAGTGCCAAGCTGGATTCTCTGCAGACTCTG AATGCTTGCTGTGCCGTGTACGGACAGAAAGAACTAAAGGACTTCCTTCCCAGCCTCTGGGCTTCTATCCGCAGAGAG GTGTTCCAGACGGCAAGTGAGCGGGTAGAGGCCGAGGGCCTGGCGGCCCTCAACTCCCTGACTGCGTGTTTGTCTCGCTCTGTGCTGAGGGCCGATGCTGAGGACCTCCTTGACTCCTTCCTTAGCAACATTCTACAGG ACTGCAGGCACCATCTGTGTGAACCGGACATGAAACTGGTGTGGCCTAGCGCCAAACTGCTGCAGGCGGCTGCAGGTGCATCTGCCCGGGCCTGCGACCACATCACCAGCAACgtgctgcctctgctgctggaACAGTTCCACAAGCACAGCCAG AGCAACCAGCGGAGGACAATCCTTGAAATGATCCTGGGTTTCCTGAAGCTGCAGCAGAAATGGAGCTATGAAGACAAGG ATGAAAGACCTCTGAGTGGCTTCAAGGACCAGCTGTGCTCACTCTTGTTCATGGCCCTGGCAGACCCCAACACCCAGCTTCAGCTTGTTGGCATTCGCACACTCACAGTGTTGGGTGCTCAGCCAG ATCTCCTGTCTTCTGGGGATTTGGAGCTAGCAGTGGGTCACCTGTACAGActgagcttcctggaggaggattCCCAGAGTTG GGTGGCAGCACTGGAGGCATCAGGAAGCCTGGCCACTCTCTACCCCGTGGCCTTCAGCAGCCACCTAGTGCCCAAGCTTGCTGAGGATCTGTGTTCAG AGGAGTCAGATTTGGCTAGAGGGGATGGGCCCACCAGGTGCTCCCGACATCCACGCTGTCTGCAAGCCTTATCAGCTGTATCCACACATCCCAGCATCGTCAAGGAGACGCTGCCTCTTCTGCTGCAGCATCTGTGCTGGATGAACAGAG GGAATATGACTCCAGGAACCAGTGAAGTTATTGCTGTCTGTCAGAGCCTCCAGCAGGTGGCAGAAAAATGCCAGCGAGACCCCGAGAGCTGCTGGTACTTCCATCAGACAGCTGTCCCCTGCCTGCTTGCCTTGGCTGTGCAGGCTTCCACACCAG AGAAGGAGCACTCAGTTCTGAAAAAAGTCCTGTTGGAGGATGAGGTCTTGGCCACTATGGCGTCGGTCATTGCCACTGCCACCACCCACTTGAGCCCTGA CTTAGCCGCCCAGAGTGTCGCCCACATCGTGCCCCTCTTCTTGGACGGCAACATCTCCTTCCTGCCTGAAAACAGCTTCTCTGGCAGATTCCAGCCATTCCAG GATGGCTCCTCAGGGCAGAGACGACTGGTCGCACTGCTTATGGCCTTTGTCTGCTCCCTGCCTCGAAAC GTGGAAATCCCACAGCTGAACCGACTCATGCGGGAGCTTTTAGAGCTGAGCTGCTGCCAaagctgccccttctcctctacGGCAGCCGCCAAGTGCTTCGCAGGACTCCTAAACAAGCACCCTGCAG GGCAAGAGCTGGATGAATTTCTGCAGCTGGCTGTGGACAAAGTGGAGGCTGGGCTGAGCTCTGGGCCCTGTCGTAGTCAGGCCTTCACACTGCTTCTCTGG GTCACAAAGGCCTTAGTGCTTAGATACCATCCTCTCAGTTCCTGCCTTACAGAGCGG CTCATGGGCCTCCTGAGTGATCCAGAACTAGGCCCGGCAGCCGCTGATGGCTTCTCTCTGCTCATGTCCGACTGCACTGACGTGCTAACTCGTGCTGGCCATGCTGAAGTGCGGATCATGTTCCGCCAGCGGTTCTTCACGGATAACGTGCCTGCTTTGGTCCGGGGCTTCCATGCTGCTCCGCAAG atgtgaaGCCAAACTACCTGAAGGGTCTGTCTCATGTACTTAACAGGCTACCAAAGCCTGTGCTCTTGCCAGAGCTGCCTACG CTGCTCTCCCTACTGCTGGAGGCCCTGTCCTGCCCTGACTCTGTGGTGCAGCTCTCAACCCTCAGCTGCCTTCAGCCTCTTCTACTGGAAGCACCCCAGGTCATGAGTCTTCACGTCGACACCCTCGTCACCAAGTTCCTGACCCTCAGTGCCAGCCCTTCCATG GCGGTCCGGATCGCTGCACTGCAGTGCATGCATGCTCTCACTCGCCTGCCCACCCCCGTG TTGCTGCCATACAAACCACAGGTGATCCGGGCCTTAGCCAAACCCCTGGATGACAAGAAGAGACTGGTGCGCAAGGAAGCAGTGTCAGCCAGGGGAGAATG GTTTCTGCTGGGGAGCCCTGGCAGCTGA
- the MMS19 gene encoding MMS19 nucleotide excision repair protein homolog isoform X5: MKLVWPSAKLLQAAAGASARACDHITSNVLPLLLEQFHKHSQSNQRRTILEMILGFLKLQQKWSYEDKDERPLSGFKDQLCSLLFMALADPNTQLQLVGIRTLTVLGAQPDLLSSGDLELAVGHLYRLSFLEEDSQSCRVAALEASGSLATLYPVAFSSHLVPKLAEDLCSEESDLARGDGPTRCSRHPRCLQALSAVSTHPSIVKETLPLLLQHLCWMNRGNMTPGTSEVIAVCQSLQQVAEKCQRDPESCWYFHQTAVPCLLALAVQASTPEKEHSVLKKVLLEDEVLATMASVIATATTHLSPDLAAQSVAHIVPLFLDGNISFLPENSFSGRFQPFQDGSSGQRRLVALLMAFVCSLPRNVEIPQLNRLMRELLELSCCQSCPFSSTAAAKCFAGLLNKHPAGQELDEFLQLAVDKVEAGLSSGPCRSQAFTLLLWVTKALVLRYHPLSSCLTERLMGLLSDPELGPAAADGFSLLMSDCTDVLTRAGHAEVRIMFRQRFFTDNVPALVRGFHAAPQDVKPNYLKGLSHVLNRLPKPVLLPELPTLLSLLLEALSCPDSVVQLSTLSCLQPLLLEAPQVMSLHVDTLVTKFLTLSASPSMAVRIAALQCMHALTRLPTPVLLPYKPQVIRALAKPLDDKKRLVRKEAVSARGEWFLLGSPGS; this comes from the exons ATGAAACTGGTGTGGCCTAGCGCCAAACTGCTGCAGGCGGCTGCAGGTGCATCTGCCCGGGCCTGCGACCACATCACCAGCAACgtgctgcctctgctgctggaACAGTTCCACAAGCACAGCCAG AGCAACCAGCGGAGGACAATCCTTGAAATGATCCTGGGTTTCCTGAAGCTGCAGCAGAAATGGAGCTATGAAGACAAGG ATGAAAGACCTCTGAGTGGCTTCAAGGACCAGCTGTGCTCACTCTTGTTCATGGCCCTGGCAGACCCCAACACCCAGCTTCAGCTTGTTGGCATTCGCACACTCACAGTGTTGGGTGCTCAGCCAG ATCTCCTGTCTTCTGGGGATTTGGAGCTAGCAGTGGGTCACCTGTACAGActgagcttcctggaggaggattCCCAGAGTTG CAGGGTGGCAGCACTGGAGGCATCAGGAAGCCTGGCCACTCTCTACCCCGTGGCCTTCAGCAGCCACCTAGTGCCCAAGCTTGCTGAGGATCTGTGTTCAG AGGAGTCAGATTTGGCTAGAGGGGATGGGCCCACCAGGTGCTCCCGACATCCACGCTGTCTGCAAGCCTTATCAGCTGTATCCACACATCCCAGCATCGTCAAGGAGACGCTGCCTCTTCTGCTGCAGCATCTGTGCTGGATGAACAGAG GGAATATGACTCCAGGAACCAGTGAAGTTATTGCTGTCTGTCAGAGCCTCCAGCAGGTGGCAGAAAAATGCCAGCGAGACCCCGAGAGCTGCTGGTACTTCCATCAGACAGCTGTCCCCTGCCTGCTTGCCTTGGCTGTGCAGGCTTCCACACCAG AGAAGGAGCACTCAGTTCTGAAAAAAGTCCTGTTGGAGGATGAGGTCTTGGCCACTATGGCGTCGGTCATTGCCACTGCCACCACCCACTTGAGCCCTGA CTTAGCCGCCCAGAGTGTCGCCCACATCGTGCCCCTCTTCTTGGACGGCAACATCTCCTTCCTGCCTGAAAACAGCTTCTCTGGCAGATTCCAGCCATTCCAG GATGGCTCCTCAGGGCAGAGACGACTGGTCGCACTGCTTATGGCCTTTGTCTGCTCCCTGCCTCGAAAC GTGGAAATCCCACAGCTGAACCGACTCATGCGGGAGCTTTTAGAGCTGAGCTGCTGCCAaagctgccccttctcctctacGGCAGCCGCCAAGTGCTTCGCAGGACTCCTAAACAAGCACCCTGCAG GGCAAGAGCTGGATGAATTTCTGCAGCTGGCTGTGGACAAAGTGGAGGCTGGGCTGAGCTCTGGGCCCTGTCGTAGTCAGGCCTTCACACTGCTTCTCTGG GTCACAAAGGCCTTAGTGCTTAGATACCATCCTCTCAGTTCCTGCCTTACAGAGCGG CTCATGGGCCTCCTGAGTGATCCAGAACTAGGCCCGGCAGCCGCTGATGGCTTCTCTCTGCTCATGTCCGACTGCACTGACGTGCTAACTCGTGCTGGCCATGCTGAAGTGCGGATCATGTTCCGCCAGCGGTTCTTCACGGATAACGTGCCTGCTTTGGTCCGGGGCTTCCATGCTGCTCCGCAAG atgtgaaGCCAAACTACCTGAAGGGTCTGTCTCATGTACTTAACAGGCTACCAAAGCCTGTGCTCTTGCCAGAGCTGCCTACG CTGCTCTCCCTACTGCTGGAGGCCCTGTCCTGCCCTGACTCTGTGGTGCAGCTCTCAACCCTCAGCTGCCTTCAGCCTCTTCTACTGGAAGCACCCCAGGTCATGAGTCTTCACGTCGACACCCTCGTCACCAAGTTCCTGACCCTCAGTGCCAGCCCTTCCATG GCGGTCCGGATCGCTGCACTGCAGTGCATGCATGCTCTCACTCGCCTGCCCACCCCCGTG TTGCTGCCATACAAACCACAGGTGATCCGGGCCTTAGCCAAACCCCTGGATGACAAGAAGAGACTGGTGCGCAAGGAAGCAGTGTCAGCCAGGGGAGAATG GTTTCTGCTGGGGAGCCCTGGCAGCTGA